One part of the Candidatus Woesearchaeota archaeon genome encodes these proteins:
- a CDS encoding redox-regulated ATPase YchF: MMLVGVVGKANVGKSTFFKAATLAEVEIANYPFATIRPNSGVGYVKIDCADKFFNTQCNPREGFCIEHKRFVPVQLIDVAGLVPGAHEGKGMGNQFLDDLRQADVLIHVVDIAGTTNEKGEPIETLSYDPAKDIRFLEEELDFWILRLIKKGWDKFARTTQQTHGELNKAITSHLSGLNVKEELVKEIIGGFGLADKSLVEWGEEDLVRIASEIRRKTKPMIIACNKIDIPGADENFRRMQQEFPDRMLVRCSADSELALREAAKHGLISYIPGEKKFGMKESANLSEKQKAALNFIKTNVLDKYGSTGVQDVLDKAVFDVLKYIPIFPGGVNKLADQKGNIMPDCFLLPGNSTALDFAYRLHTDFGNKFIRAIDVKTKLTVGKDHRLKPGDVIEIVADK; the protein is encoded by the coding sequence ATCATGTTAGTTGGGGTAGTTGGAAAGGCCAACGTTGGAAAGAGCACTTTTTTTAAGGCTGCTACTTTGGCAGAGGTTGAAATAGCAAATTACCCTTTCGCAACAATAAGGCCGAACAGCGGAGTCGGCTATGTGAAAATAGACTGCGCAGACAAATTTTTTAACACGCAATGCAACCCGAGAGAGGGATTCTGCATAGAGCATAAGCGCTTTGTGCCTGTGCAGCTGATTGATGTTGCCGGGCTTGTTCCTGGCGCGCATGAAGGCAAAGGCATGGGCAACCAGTTCCTTGATGATTTAAGGCAGGCGGATGTCCTGATACATGTTGTTGATATTGCCGGCACAACAAACGAAAAAGGAGAGCCGATAGAGACTTTGTCATATGATCCTGCAAAAGACATAAGATTCCTTGAAGAAGAGCTGGATTTCTGGATTTTAAGATTAATAAAAAAAGGATGGGATAAATTTGCGCGGACAACTCAGCAGACTCATGGAGAGCTTAACAAGGCAATAACAAGCCATCTTTCAGGGCTGAATGTAAAGGAAGAATTGGTTAAGGAAATAATTGGCGGATTTGGATTGGCTGATAAGAGCCTGGTGGAATGGGGCGAGGAAGACTTGGTGAGAATTGCTTCTGAAATCAGAAGAAAAACCAAGCCCATGATAATTGCCTGCAACAAAATAGACATTCCCGGCGCAGATGAAAATTTTAGAAGAATGCAGCAGGAATTCCCCGATAGGATGCTTGTAAGATGCAGCGCAGACTCAGAGCTTGCATTGAGGGAAGCTGCAAAGCATGGCCTGATCAGTTATATTCCGGGAGAAAAAAAATTCGGGATGAAAGAAAGCGCAAATCTGTCTGAAAAGCAGAAAGCTGCATTGAATTTTATAAAAACAAATGTTCTTGATAAATATGGCTCAACAGGAGTGCAGGATGTTTTAGACAAGGCTGTGTTTGATGTTCTGAAATACATCCCGATCTTCCCCGGAGGGGTTAATAAGCTGGCTGACCAGAAAGGGAATATCATGCCGGATTGCTTCCTGCTTCCTGGAAATTCAACGGCGCTTGACTTCGCTTACAGGCTCCATACAGATTTCGGAAACAAGTTTATACGCGCAATAGACGTAAAGACAAAGCTGACTGTCGGCAAGGATCACAGGCTCAAGCCAGGGGATGTTATAGAGATTGTTGCGGATAAATAG
- a CDS encoding DUF2073 domain-containing protein, protein MLTLQIVPYGEIASLSSLGRIRKLLNIAKENKIVLLQGRLKKEEEAELIKATMEEINADFKGIELAVINPEEKKAAMFDKVKVGLANALLGDRQGLTVIGPANIVKEIKKDPDKIQLFTQDLKKKKR, encoded by the coding sequence ATGTTAACATTACAAATCGTGCCTTACGGCGAAATAGCGAGCTTAAGTTCACTGGGCAGAATCAGGAAGCTTTTGAATATTGCAAAAGAAAACAAGATTGTTCTGCTGCAGGGAAGATTAAAAAAGGAAGAGGAAGCTGAGCTTATCAAAGCCACAATGGAAGAGATAAACGCTGATTTCAAGGGAATAGAGCTTGCTGTCATTAACCCGGAAGAAAAGAAAGCTGCAATGTTTGATAAGGTTAAGGTTGGCCTGGCAAATGCGCTGCTAGGCGACAGGCAGGGCTTGACTGTCATAGGCCCTGCGAATATTGTAAAGGAAATCAAGAAAGATCCTGACAAGATACAGCTGTTCACACAGGATCTGAAGAAAAAGAAAAGATAA
- a CDS encoding 50S ribosome-binding GTPase, which produces MIGAIKRFINRVLNSLFKKKKHVKLGLYGPPNSGKTTLANKICQDWLGEDMGTVSNIAHETREIQIKEQINIKSKGKELSFNLVDTPGIATKIDYEDFMKAGLKETEAKQRAKEATKGVIDSIKWLDEMDIVIVVLDSTIDPYSQVNITIIGNLQARDIPVLLVANKIDLKKANVKKIQAAFPQYSIVGISAKYGNNLDEFYEALFKIAG; this is translated from the coding sequence ATGATCGGTGCAATAAAGCGGTTCATAAACAGGGTTCTTAATAGCTTGTTCAAGAAAAAGAAGCATGTAAAGCTGGGTCTTTATGGGCCTCCGAACAGCGGCAAGACAACTTTGGCAAACAAGATCTGCCAGGACTGGCTCGGAGAGGACATGGGGACTGTTTCTAACATTGCGCATGAAACAAGAGAGATACAGATAAAGGAGCAGATCAATATCAAGTCAAAAGGCAAGGAGTTAAGCTTCAATCTTGTTGACACGCCGGGAATTGCAACCAAAATAGACTATGAAGATTTCATGAAAGCAGGATTAAAGGAAACTGAGGCAAAGCAAAGGGCAAAAGAAGCCACAAAAGGCGTCATAGACTCAATAAAATGGCTCGATGAAATGGATATTGTGATTGTTGTTCTTGATTCAACAATAGACCCTTACAGCCAGGTTAATATAACAATAATTGGGAATTTGCAGGCAAGGGATATTCCTGTGCTGCTTGTCGCCAATAAGATTGACCTGAAGAAAGCGAATGTAAAGAAAATACAGGCGGCATTCCCGCAATACAGCATTGTGGGCATATCTGCAAAATATGGAAACAACTTAGATGAGTTTTATGAAGCATTGTTTAAAATAGCAGGATAA